The following proteins come from a genomic window of Takifugu rubripes chromosome 11, fTakRub1.2, whole genome shotgun sequence:
- the smc4 gene encoding structural maintenance of chromosomes protein 4 (The RefSeq protein has 5 substitutions, 1 frameshift, 1 non-frameshifting indel compared to this genomic sequence) — translation MPSRTTKASTAAAKPGGKGSQPRDDSEDELDVPPPKKPTDASQGQAAEVDSRSLEEILGSIPAPPPPAMTNEAGAPRLMITHLVNRNFKSYAGEQILGPFHKRFSCIIGPNGSGKSNVIDSMLFVFGYRAQKIRSKKLSVLIHSSDKHKDVESCTVEVHFQKIIDKEGDDYEVIPNSKFCVSRTANKDNSSAYYINGKKATFKEVGVLLRSHGIDLDHNRFLILQGEVEQIAMMKPKGQTEHDEGMLEYLEDIIGSCRLKEPIQTLSRRIELLNEQRGEKLNRVKLVEKEKNALEGEKNKAVDFLTLENDIFRHKSRLCQYHVHDLQKRVVDKEEEKMMIVEDTKELTEKNTKISQEIEKMNQELKNVEKKQNKLNKYIETQKEKFTQLDLQDVEVREKIKHCKSKNKKLQKQLEKDKEKVEEVRGVPASSEKAIADAAARKEEMEKQKVKEEEKLKDVMESLKEETSGLQQDKETREKELMELSKAVNETRSRMDLAQSELDIYLSRHNKAVTQLNSAKQTLETTSNTLRERRAAIKDLQVKIPEMEKELKKDEDELGQLVKLDNETQEVVREMRQKVDEAKSSLSSNRSRGKVLDALMQQKKTGRIPGILGRLGDLGAIDEKYDVAISSSCGALDNIVVDTIDTAQKCVTFLKEQNIGVATFIGLDKMKVWEKNTAPIHTPEESPRLFDMVRVKDESVRPAFYFALRDTLVAQDMEQARIAFQKDRRWRVVTLKGQIIEMAGTMTGGGRVMKGRMGSSIAASQISQAELDSMEKRLNEKVSKLQGCHEKKLQLEETVQRLQPQMRDMRNTLEKYTKSMQSLADQETHLKLQIKELEANVLASAPDKSKQKQMEKSLEAFKKDYEAASSKAGKVENEVKRLHNLIVDINSCKLKAQQDKLDKINKALDECSSIITKAQVAIKTADRNLKKCEESVTRVQAELEDNQKSMAELTEQLKKLEDEAGEVMQACQESEASLPEVQEQYQGVLKEIKALQQQEHALQEESLSVRLRVEQIETTITEHKNKIKHWQKEASKLSLHTIEDNPAEELPVLTPAELDQIKDANVIINKMITLETQSSQMNPNLGAIAEYRKKEELYLQRVAQLDQITTERDKFKCAYEDLRKQRLNEFMTGFNMITNKLKENYQMLTLGGDAELELVDSLDPFSEGIMFSVRPPKKSWKKIFNLSGGEKTLSSLALVFALHHYKPTPLYFMDEIDAALDFKNVSIVACYIYEQTKNAQFIIISLRNNMFEIADRLIGIYKTHNTTKSVGINPKTIVFKEHDAIHRLSSVSAKPARFLLHPARFHIINIFVIILQKKMLLSIVSK, via the exons ATGCCATCGAGGACGACTAAAGCCTCGACCGCCGCCGCCAAGCCAGGGGGGAAAGGGTCGCAGCCCCGGGATGACTCCGAGGACGAGCTGGATGTACCCCCCCCCAAGAAACCAACT GATGCGTCTCAGGGGCAAGCCGCCGAGGTCGATAGTCGAAGTTTGGAGGAGATTCTGGGCAGCATCCCTGCACCCCCGCCCCCAGCGATGACCAACGAAGCAGGCGCTCCCCGCTTGATGATCACACATTTAGTCAATCGCAACTTTAAATCTTATGCTGGGGAGCAGATTCTGGGGCCTTTTCACAAG CGCTTTTCTTGCATCATTGGTCCGAATGGAAGCGGAAAGTCCAATGTCATAGATTCAATGCTCTTTGTGTTTGGATACAGAGCTCAAAAGATAAGATCGAAAAAGCTCTCGGTTCTGATTCACAGTTCCGATAAACACAAAGATGTGGAGAGCTGTACCGTGGAAGTACATTTTCAAAAGATTATTGATAAG GAAGGAGATGACTACGAAGTCATCCCCAACAGCAAATTCTGTGTTTCCAGGACTGCCAACAAAGACAATTCCTCAGCCTACTATATCAATGGCAAGAAAGCCACGTTCAAAGAAGTGGGGGTTTTGCTGCGAAGCCATGGCATTGACCTGGACCACAACAGATTTCTGATCTTGCAG GGCGAGGTGGAGCAGATCGCTATGATGAAACCTAAAGGTCAGACTGAACACGATGAGGGTATGCTGGAGTACCTCGAGGACATTATAGGCTCTTGTCGCCTTAAGGAGCCCATCCAAACGCTGTCCCGACGCATCGAACTACTGAAtgaacagagaggagagaag CTCAACCGAGTGAAGCTggtggaaaaggagaagaatgctttagaaggagaaaaaaacaaagctgtggATTTCCTCACTCTGGAGAACGACATCTTCAGACACAAGAGTCGGCTCTGCCAGTATCACGT TCACGATCTACAGAAACGTGTGgtggacaaagaggaagagaagatgaTGATTGTGGAGGACACAAAGGAActgacagagaaaaacacaaagatatcACAGGAAATCGAGAAAATGAACCAGGAGTTGAAAAACGTTGAGAA AAAACAAAATAAGCTGAACAAGTACATTGAGACCCAGAAAGAGAAGTTCACTCAGCTGGATCTGCAGGATGTTGAAGTGCGGGAAAAGATTAAACACTGCAAGAGCaagaacaaaaagctgcagaAGCAACTGGAGAAGGACAAAGAAAAGGTGT AAGAGGTGAGAGGTGTTCCTGCCAGTAGCGAGAAGGCCATTGCTGATGCAGCGGCTcggaaggaggagatggagaagcagaaagtcaaagaagaggagaaactgAAGGATGTGATGGAGAGTCTCAAAGAAGAGACCAGTGGATTGCAGCAGGACAAAGAG ACCAGAGAgaaagagctgatggagctgagcAAGGCCGTCAACGAGACACGCTCTCGTATGGATCTGGCTCAGTCGGAGCTCGACATCTATCTCAGTCGTCACAATAAGGCTGTGACACAGCTCAACTCTGCCAAGCAGACGCTTGAAACGACATCCAACACGCTGCGCGAACGCCGCGCTGCCATCAAGGACCTGCAAGTCAAAATACCCGAGATGGAAAAAGAGCTCAAGAAG gatgaggaTGAGCTTGGACAACTAGTGAAGTTAGATAATGAGACTCAGGAAGTTGTAAGGGAAATGAGGCAAAAAGTGGATGAGGCCAAGAGCTCTCTGTCTTCCAACCGCAGTCGAGGGAAGGTCCTGGATGCTCTGATGCAACAGAAGAAAACGGGCAGAATCCCTGGCATTTTGGGACGATTG GGAGACCTCGGAGCCATAGATGAGAAGTATGATGTAGCCATCTCCTCGAGTTGTGGTGCACTGGACAACATTGTGGTGGACACCATTGACACAGCTCAGAAATGTGTTACCTTCCTCAAAGAACAGAACATCGGCGTTGCCACCTTCATCGGACTGGACAAG aTGAAAGTGTGGGAGAAGAACACGGCCCCTATCCACACCCCAGAGGAGAGTCCTCGCCTCTTTGACATGGTGCGAGTCAAGGATGAGAGCGTGCGACCAGCGTTCTACTTTGCTCTGCGGGACACTCTGGTGGCCCAGGACATGGAGCAGGCGACGAGGATCGCCTTCCAGAAGGACAGACGCTGGAGAGTGGTCACGCTGAAGGGACAGATTATTGAAATGGCTG GAACTATGACAGGAGGTGGAAGAGTGATGAAGGGCAGGATGGGCTCCTCCATTGCTGCTTCCCAAATCTCCCAGGCAGAG CTTGACAGCATGGAGAAAAGGCTGAATGAGAAAGTGTCAAAGCTGCAGGGCTGCCatgagaagaagctgcagctaGAGGAGACCGTCCAGcgtctgcagccacagatgcGCGACATGAGGAACACCCTGGAAAAATACACCAAGAGCATG CAGAGTCTAGCTGACCAGGAGACTCACTTGAAACTTCAAATCAAAGAACTTGAGGCCAACGTTTTGGCCTCAGCCCCAGACAAGAGCAAGcagaaacagatggaaaaaagCCTGGAGGCTTTTAAAAAAG ACTATGAGGCTGCATCCAGTAAAGCAGGGAAGGTGGAAAATGAGGTGAAAAGGCTCCACAACCTGATTGTGGACATCAACAGTTGCAAACTAAAGGCTCAGCAGGACAAGCTGGACAAAATCAACAAGGCCCTAGACGAATGTTCTTCTATCATAACGAAGGCACAAGTGGCCATAAAGACAGCTGACCG CAACCTGAAGAAGTGTGAGGAGAGCGTGACCCGTGTgcaggctgagctggaggagaaccagaAGTCCATGGCAGAGCTCACAGAACAGCTGAAGAAGCTGGAAGATGAAGCAGGAGAGGTCATGCAGGCCTGCCAAGAGTCCGAG GCCTCCCTTCCTGAGGTGCAGGAGCAGTATCAAGGGGTGCTGAAGGAGATAAaggctctccagcagcaggagcacgcGCTGCAAGAGGAGTCCCTCAGTGTCCGGCTGCGGGTCGAGCAGATCGAGACCACCAtaactgaacacaaaaacaagattAAACACTGGCAGAAGGAG GCCAGTAAGCTCTCCCTTCACACCATCGAGGACAATCCAGCAGAGGAGCTTCCTGTGCTGACGCCTGCGGAACTGGACCAAATCAAAGATGCCAACGTGATCATCAACAAGATGATCACGTTGGAGACCCAGAGTTCCCAGATGAACCCCAACCTGGGGGCCATTGCCGAGTACAGGAAGAAG GAGGAGCTGTACCTGCAGAGGGTGGCTCAGCTGGACCAGATCACCACCGAGAGGGACAAGTTTAAATGTGCCTACGAGGACCTGCGCAAACAGCGTCTCAATGAGTTCATGACGGGCTTCAACATGATCACCAACAAACTGAAGGAGAACTACCAGATGCTCACCCTGGGTGGTGATGCAGAGTTGGAGCTGGTGGACAGTTTGGACCCCTTCTCTGAGGGCATCATGTTCAG TGTCCGTCCCCCAAAGAAGAGCTGGAAAAAGATCTTCAACCTGTCGGGAGGAGAGAAGACCCTCAGCTCCCTGGCTCTGGTGTTTGCTCTGCACCACTACAAACCCACGCCGCTCTACTTCATGGACGAGATCGATGCTGCACTAGACTTCAAAAATGTCTCCATTGTCGCTTGTTACATCTAC gaacAAACGAAGAATGCTCAGTTCATCATCATCTCGCTGAGGAACAACATGTTTGAGATCGCTGATCGTCTCATCGGCATCTACAAAACTCACAACACCACCAAGAGCGTTGGGATCAACCCCAAGACCATCGTGTTCAAGGAGCACGATGCC CACCGCCTGAGCTCAGTCTCGGCTAAACCTGCCCGGTTCCTTCTGCATCCAGCTCTTTTTCAcattataaatatttttttaatcattcttCAGAAGAAAATGCTGCTATCCattttatcaaaaaaa
- the smc4 gene encoding structural maintenance of chromosomes protein 4 isoform X1: MPSRTTKASTAAAKPGGKGSQPRDDSEDELDVPPPKKPTPTAQEEAPPTTDASQGQAAEVDSRSLEEILGSIPAPPPPAMTNEAGAPRLMITHLVNRNFKSYAGEQILGPFHKRFSCIIGPNGSGKSNVIDSMLFVFGYRAQKIRSKKLSVLIHSSDKHKDVESCTVEVHFQKIIDKEGDDYEVIPNSKFCVSRTANKDNSSAYYINGKKATFKEVGVLLRSHGIDLDHNRFLILQGEVEQIAMMKPKGQTEHDEGMLEYLEDIIGSCRLKEPIQTLSRRIELLNEQRGEKLNRVKLVEKEKNALEGEKNKAVDFLTLENDIFRHKSRLCQYHVHDLQKRVVDKEEEKMMIVEDTKELTEKNTKISQEIEKMNQELKNVEKKQNKLNKYIETQKEKFTQLDLQDVEVREKIKHCKSKNKKLQKQLEKDKEKLEEVRGVPASSEKAIADAAARKEEMEKQKVKEEEKLKDVMESLKEETSGLQQDKETREKELMELSKAVNETRSRMDLAQSELDIYLSRHNKAVTQLNSAKQTLETTSNTLRERRAAIKDLQVKIPEMEKELKKDEDELGQLVKLDNETQEVVREMRQKVDEAKSSLSSNRSRGKVLDALMQQKKTGRIPGILGRLGDLGAIDEKYDVAISSSCGALDNIVVDTIDTAQKCVTFLKEQNIGVATFIGLDKMKVWEKNTAPIHTPEESPRLFDMVRVKDESVRPAFYFALRDTLVAQDMEQATRIAFQKDRRWRVVTLKGQIIEMAGTMTGGGRVMKGRMGSSIAASQISQAELDSMEKRLNEKVSKLQGCHEKKLQLEETVQRLQPQMRDMRNTLEKYTKSMTSLADQETHLKLQIKELEANVLASAPDKSKQKQMEKSLEAFKKDYEAASSKAGKVENEVKRLHNLIVDINSCKLKAQQDKLDKINKALDECSSIITKAQVAIKTADRNLKKCEESVTRVQAELEENQKSMAELTEQLKKLEDEAGEVMQACQESEASLPEVQEQYQGVLKEIKALQQQEHALQEESLSVRLRVEQIETTITEHKNKIKHWQKEASKLSLHTIEDNPAEELPVLTPAELDQIKDANVIINKMITLETQSSQMNPNLGAIAEYRKKEELYLQRVAQLDQITTERDKFKCAYEDLRKQRLNEFMTGFNMITNKLKENYQMLTLGGDAELELVDSLDPFSEGIMFSVRPPKKSWKKIFNLSGGEKTLSSLALVFALHHYKPTPLYFMDEIDAALDFKNVSIVACYIYEQTKNAQFIIISLRNNMFEIADRLIGIYKTHNTTKSVGINPKTIVFKEHDAITA, from the exons ATGCCATCGAGGACGACTAAAGCCTCGACCGCCGCCGCCAAGCCAGGGGGGAAAGGGTCGCAGCCCCGGGATGACTCCGAGGACGAGCTGGATGTACCCCCCCCCAAGAAACCAACTCCAACGGCCCAGGAGGAGGCACCACCGACAACTG ATGCGTCTCAGGGGCAAGCCGCCGAGGTCGATAGTCGAAGTTTGGAGGAGATTCTGGGCAGCATCCCTGCACCCCCGCCCCCAGCGATGACCAACGAAGCAGGCGCTCCCCGCTTGATGATCACACATTTAGTCAATCGCAACTTTAAATCTTATGCTGGGGAGCAGATTCTGGGGCCTTTTCACAAG CGCTTTTCTTGCATCATTGGTCCGAATGGAAGCGGAAAGTCCAATGTCATAGATTCAATGCTCTTTGTGTTTGGATACAGAGCTCAAAAGATAAGATCGAAAAAGCTCTCGGTTCTGATTCACAGTTCCGATAAACACAAAGATGTGGAGAGCTGTACCGTGGAAGTACATTTTCAAAAGATTATTGATAAG GAAGGAGATGACTACGAAGTCATCCCCAACAGCAAATTCTGTGTTTCCAGGACTGCCAACAAAGACAATTCCTCAGCCTACTATATCAATGGCAAGAAAGCCACGTTCAAAGAAGTGGGGGTTTTGCTGCGAAGCCATGGCATTGACCTGGACCACAACAGATTTCTGATCTTGCAG GGCGAGGTGGAGCAGATCGCTATGATGAAACCTAAAGGTCAGACTGAACACGATGAGGGTATGCTGGAGTACCTCGAGGACATTATAGGCTCTTGTCGCCTTAAGGAGCCCATCCAAACGCTGTCCCGACGCATCGAACTACTGAAtgaacagagaggagagaag CTCAACCGAGTGAAGCTggtggaaaaggagaagaatgctttagaaggagaaaaaaacaaagctgtggATTTCCTCACTCTGGAGAACGACATCTTCAGACACAAGAGTCGGCTCTGCCAGTATCACGT TCACGATCTACAGAAACGTGTGgtggacaaagaggaagagaagatgaTGATTGTGGAGGACACAAAGGAActgacagagaaaaacacaaagatatcACAGGAAATCGAGAAAATGAACCAGGAGTTGAAAAACGTTGAGAA AAAACAAAATAAGCTGAACAAGTACATTGAGACCCAGAAAGAGAAGTTCACTCAGCTGGATCTGCAGGATGTTGAAGTGCGGGAAAAGATTAAACACTGCAAGAGCaagaacaaaaagctgcagaAGCAACTGGAGAAGGACAAAGAAAAG TTAGAAGAGGTGAGAGGTGTTCCTGCCAGTAGCGAGAAGGCCATTGCTGATGCAGCGGCTcggaaggaggagatggagaagcagaaagtcaaagaagaggagaaactgAAGGATGTGATGGAGAGTCTCAAAGAAGAGACCAGTGGATTGCAGCAGGACAAAGAG ACCAGAGAgaaagagctgatggagctgagcAAGGCCGTCAACGAGACACGCTCTCGTATGGATCTGGCTCAGTCGGAGCTCGACATCTATCTCAGTCGTCACAATAAGGCTGTGACACAGCTCAACTCTGCCAAGCAGACGCTTGAAACGACATCCAACACGCTGCGCGAACGCCGCGCTGCCATCAAGGACCTGCAAGTCAAAATACCCGAGATGGAAAAAGAGCTCAAGAAG gatgaggaTGAGCTTGGACAACTAGTGAAGTTAGATAATGAGACTCAGGAAGTTGTAAGGGAAATGAGGCAAAAAGTGGATGAGGCCAAGAGCTCTCTGTCTTCCAACCGCAGTCGAGGGAAGGTCCTGGATGCTCTGATGCAACAGAAGAAAACGGGCAGAATCCCTGGCATTTTGGGACGATTG GGAGACCTCGGAGCCATAGATGAGAAGTATGATGTAGCCATCTCCTCGAGTTGTGGTGCACTGGACAACATTGTGGTGGACACCATTGACACAGCTCAGAAATGTGTTACCTTCCTCAAAGAACAGAACATCGGCGTTGCCACCTTCATCGGACTGGACAAG aTGAAAGTGTGGGAGAAGAACACGGCCCCTATCCACACCCCAGAGGAGAGTCCTCGCCTCTTTGACATGGTGCGAGTCAAGGATGAGAGCGTGCGACCAGCGTTCTACTTTGCTCTGCGGGACACTCTGGTGGCCCAGGACATGGAGCAGGCGACGAGGATCGCCTTCCAGAAGGACAGACGCTGGAGAGTGGTCACGCTGAAGGGACAGATTATTGAAATGGCTG GAACTATGACAGGAGGTGGAAGAGTGATGAAGGGCAGGATGGGCTCCTCCATTGCTGCTTCCCAAATCTCCCAGGCAGAG CTTGACAGCATGGAGAAAAGGCTGAATGAGAAAGTGTCAAAGCTGCAGGGCTGCCatgagaagaagctgcagctaGAGGAGACCGTCCAGcgtctgcagccacagatgcGCGACATGAGGAACACCCTGGAAAAATACACCAAGAGCATGACT AGTCTAGCTGACCAGGAGACTCACTTGAAACTTCAAATCAAAGAACTTGAGGCCAACGTTTTGGCCTCAGCCCCAGACAAGAGCAAGcagaaacagatggaaaaaagCCTGGAGGCTTTTAAAAAAG ACTATGAGGCTGCATCCAGTAAAGCAGGGAAGGTGGAAAATGAGGTGAAAAGGCTCCACAACCTGATTGTGGACATCAACAGTTGCAAACTAAAGGCTCAGCAGGACAAGCTGGACAAAATCAACAAGGCCCTAGACGAATGTTCTTCTATCATAACGAAGGCACAAGTGGCCATAAAGACAGCTGACCG CAACCTGAAGAAGTGTGAGGAGAGCGTGACCCGTGTgcaggctgagctggaggagaaccagaAGTCCATGGCAGAGCTCACAGAACAGCTGAAGAAGCTGGAAGATGAAGCAGGAGAGGTCATGCAGGCCTGCCAAGAGTCCGAG GCCTCCCTTCCTGAGGTGCAGGAGCAGTATCAAGGGGTGCTGAAGGAGATAAaggctctccagcagcaggagcacgcGCTGCAAGAGGAGTCCCTCAGTGTCCGGCTGCGGGTCGAGCAGATCGAGACCACCAtaactgaacacaaaaacaagattAAACACTGGCAGAAGGAG GCCAGTAAGCTCTCCCTTCACACCATCGAGGACAATCCAGCAGAGGAGCTTCCTGTGCTGACGCCTGCGGAACTGGACCAAATCAAAGATGCCAACGTGATCATCAACAAGATGATCACGTTGGAGACCCAGAGTTCCCAGATGAACCCCAACCTGGGGGCCATTGCCGAGTACAGGAAGAAG GAGGAGCTGTACCTGCAGAGGGTGGCTCAGCTGGACCAGATCACCACCGAGAGGGACAAGTTTAAATGTGCCTACGAGGACCTGCGCAAACAGCGTCTCAATGAGTTCATGACGGGCTTCAACATGATCACCAACAAACTGAAGGAGAACTACCAGATGCTCACCCTGGGTGGTGATGCAGAGTTGGAGCTGGTGGACAGTTTGGACCCCTTCTCTGAGGGCATCATGTTCAG TGTCCGTCCCCCAAAGAAGAGCTGGAAAAAGATCTTCAACCTGTCGGGAGGAGAGAAGACCCTCAGCTCCCTGGCTCTGGTGTTTGCTCTGCACCACTACAAACCCACGCCGCTCTACTTCATGGACGAGATCGATGCTGCACTAGACTTCAAAAATGTCTCCATTGTCGCTTGTTACATCTAC gaacAAACGAAGAATGCTCAGTTCATCATCATCTCGCTGAGGAACAACATGTTTGAGATCGCTGATCGTCTCATCGGCATCTACAAAACTCACAACACCACCAAGAGCGTTGGGATCAACCCCAAGACCATCGTGTTCAAGGAGCACGATGCCATCACCGCCTGA